A single genomic interval of Exiguobacterium sp. BMC-KP harbors:
- a CDS encoding EthD family reductase has protein sequence MAKLIALYKHPENKEAFDQHYFEVHGPLTAKIPGLKEMNVTKIVGSPMGGDGKYYLMCEMVYESQEAMQAGMRSLEGKASGKDLMSFAGDLVTLMIGEDVHADTTVR, from the coding sequence ATGGCAAAATTAATCGCACTTTACAAACACCCGGAAAACAAGGAAGCATTCGATCAGCATTACTTTGAGGTCCATGGTCCGTTAACAGCAAAAATTCCAGGACTAAAAGAAATGAACGTCACGAAAATCGTCGGGTCACCAATGGGTGGAGACGGAAAGTACTACTTGATGTGCGAGATGGTCTATGAAAGTCAGGAAGCGATGCAAGCTGGCATGCGTTCTCTTGAAGGAAAAGCGTCAGGGAAAGACTTGATGAGCTTTGCGGGGGATCTCGTCACATTGATGATTGGTGAAGATGTCCATGCCGACACAACAGTACGTTAA
- a CDS encoding aldehyde dehydrogenase family protein, which produces MSIVHEKTLEMKRSVYHLLINGEQVEGATGETFKTYNPATGEVIAEVAKASKEDADRAVQAARDAFDHGKWKMWPVGRRAQILNKIASIMRSRFNEIVELEILDTGKSLAAAQGQVTQAIEDFEFYAGAIVGHRGVVNNVPGQFHNYTEKEAVGVCAQIIPWNYPLMMAAWKVAPAIAVGCSVVVKPATLTPLTAIILGEICLEAGVPAGVVNVIPGSGREIGNHLVEHPNVDKVAFTGSTPVGKDIMGRASETLKRVTLELGGKSPNIVFEDADVTAAVDGSLFGIFYNSGQSCEARSRLYVHEDIYEAFMEQFVAKTKQLVLGNPFDKGTHVGAIIDQQQVDVIDGYVQSAKADGATIVTGGHASAPEGYEKGFWYAPTIITDVTHEMKAVNEEIFGPVVVVMPFKDEKEAIRLANDTSFGLGSAVWTKDGAKATRVANQIKAGIVMVNCPFSAFPGTPFGGYKQSGFGRELCIETLDLYTETKSILSYYGSRPLNPFGL; this is translated from the coding sequence ATGTCGATAGTACATGAAAAAACACTTGAAATGAAACGGTCCGTCTATCATTTGCTCATTAACGGCGAACAAGTCGAAGGTGCAACAGGCGAGACATTTAAAACATATAATCCGGCAACAGGTGAAGTGATTGCGGAAGTTGCAAAAGCATCGAAGGAAGACGCTGATCGTGCCGTTCAAGCCGCACGGGATGCGTTTGATCACGGAAAGTGGAAGATGTGGCCGGTCGGACGCCGCGCGCAAATCTTAAATAAGATTGCGAGCATCATGCGTTCCCGCTTCAACGAAATCGTCGAACTCGAGATTCTCGATACAGGGAAATCATTAGCAGCGGCGCAAGGACAAGTCACGCAAGCAATTGAAGACTTTGAGTTCTACGCAGGTGCGATCGTCGGTCATCGCGGTGTCGTCAATAACGTGCCGGGACAATTCCATAACTACACAGAAAAAGAAGCGGTCGGTGTTTGTGCGCAAATCATCCCGTGGAACTATCCGTTGATGATGGCAGCTTGGAAAGTCGCACCAGCAATCGCAGTCGGTTGTTCGGTCGTCGTCAAACCAGCGACGTTGACTCCATTAACAGCGATCATTCTCGGTGAGATTTGTTTAGAAGCTGGTGTGCCAGCAGGTGTCGTCAATGTCATCCCAGGCTCAGGACGCGAAATCGGCAACCATCTCGTCGAACATCCAAACGTCGATAAAGTCGCTTTCACGGGCTCGACACCAGTCGGAAAAGACATCATGGGACGTGCCTCGGAAACACTAAAACGAGTCACACTCGAACTCGGTGGAAAATCACCGAACATCGTTTTTGAAGATGCAGATGTGACAGCAGCCGTTGATGGTTCGTTGTTCGGAATCTTCTACAACAGTGGTCAATCGTGTGAAGCACGCTCACGTCTTTACGTTCACGAGGATATTTACGAAGCGTTCATGGAGCAATTCGTCGCAAAAACAAAACAACTCGTTCTCGGCAATCCATTTGATAAAGGGACACACGTTGGAGCCATCATCGACCAACAACAAGTCGATGTCATCGATGGATACGTCCAGTCAGCGAAAGCAGACGGAGCGACAATCGTCACAGGTGGTCACGCTTCAGCACCAGAAGGATACGAAAAAGGCTTCTGGTACGCACCAACGATCATCACGGACGTCACGCATGAAATGAAAGCGGTCAATGAAGAAATCTTCGGACCGGTCGTCGTCGTCATGCCGTTTAAAGACGAAAAAGAAGCGATTCGTTTAGCGAACGATACATCGTTTGGTCTCGGGTCAGCGGTTTGGACGAAAGACGGCGCAAAAGCGACGCGCGTTGCCAACCAAATCAAAGCCGGTATCGTCATGGTCAACTGTCCGTTTTCTGCTTTCCCAGGCACACCTTTTGGTGGGTATAAGCAATCAGGCTTCGGTCGTGAACTCTGTATCGAAACACTTGATCTGTACACAGAAACGAAGAGTATCTTGTCGTATTACGGCAGTCGTCCACTCAATCCGTTCGGACTATAA
- the paaD gene encoding 1,2-phenylacetyl-CoA epoxidase subunit PaaD produces the protein MTTTLQHAIREALNGVKDPEIDSVSILDLGMVETMDAEATAHGYTVHVTLLPTFLGCPALEIIKKNTEAALQVIPNVKQVDVQFRFDPPWTSDRITEQGMQGLKAFGIAPPRFEQGKWEIDCPYCGSTYVTMENLFGPTACRSILYCKSCKNPFEAMKPVSTLM, from the coding sequence ATGACGACGACACTTCAACATGCGATCCGTGAAGCCCTGAACGGGGTGAAGGATCCAGAAATCGATAGCGTCAGTATTTTAGATCTTGGCATGGTCGAGACGATGGACGCGGAAGCGACGGCGCATGGCTACACAGTGCACGTCACGCTTCTCCCAACGTTTCTCGGTTGTCCGGCGCTTGAAATCATTAAAAAAAATACCGAAGCTGCCTTGCAGGTGATTCCAAACGTCAAACAGGTCGACGTCCAGTTCCGGTTTGATCCACCGTGGACATCAGACCGGATCACAGAACAAGGAATGCAAGGATTGAAGGCATTCGGCATCGCACCCCCTCGATTCGAACAAGGGAAGTGGGAAATCGACTGTCCGTATTGTGGATCGACGTATGTGACGATGGAAAACTTATTCGGACCGACCGCTTGTCGAAGTATTCTCTACTGTAAATCATGTAAAAATCCATTCGAGGCGATGAAACCCGTCTCTACTCTCATGTGA
- a CDS encoding phenylacetate--CoA ligase family protein yields MYDQHHETMDAQTREQLQMEQLRQTMEHVTRVPFYQERLQALQMTANDFQTIEDLRKFPFTRKQDLRDHYPFGLFAVEREQITRIHASSGTSGKPTVVGYTQEDLDDWAGAVARSLVLAGGSPADLLHNAYGYGLFTGGLGLHAGAEKLGMTILPISGGNTDRQITLIEDFRPDGICGTPSYILRLAERMIERGIDPRKTSMRYGIFGAEPWSEEMRQTLEKTFDLQSLDIYGLSEIMGPGVAMECQKQAGLHIMDDLFITEVVDPVTGEPLPDGMVGELVFTSLKKKALPIIRYRTGDLTSITHEACACGRTTTRMSRVKGRTDDMLIIRGVNVFPSEIERVLLQQPDVTPHYQIHLVRKAGLDAVELHIEFENISERQMRSICDAIKSECLISIDLVCHPHQGLPRSEGKAVRIVDRRSTSLV; encoded by the coding sequence ATGTACGATCAACATCACGAAACGATGGATGCTCAAACGCGGGAGCAGCTACAGATGGAGCAATTGCGTCAAACGATGGAACACGTCACGCGTGTCCCGTTCTATCAAGAACGTCTCCAGGCCTTACAGATGACAGCGAATGACTTTCAAACGATTGAGGATCTACGAAAGTTTCCCTTCACACGTAAACAAGATTTACGCGATCATTATCCGTTCGGGCTATTTGCCGTCGAACGAGAACAGATCACCCGGATTCACGCGTCGTCTGGAACGAGCGGTAAACCGACCGTCGTTGGTTATACGCAAGAAGATTTAGATGACTGGGCCGGTGCCGTGGCACGCAGTTTAGTCTTAGCTGGTGGATCACCAGCCGATTTGCTACACAATGCGTATGGTTACGGACTGTTCACAGGTGGTCTCGGTCTTCATGCAGGTGCCGAAAAACTAGGCATGACGATCCTACCGATTTCCGGTGGCAACACGGATCGCCAAATCACATTGATCGAAGATTTCCGACCGGACGGTATCTGCGGTACGCCTTCGTATATTTTGCGATTGGCAGAACGCATGATTGAACGTGGTATCGATCCACGGAAGACAAGCATGCGTTATGGCATCTTCGGAGCTGAACCATGGTCGGAAGAGATGCGGCAGACACTCGAAAAGACCTTTGATCTGCAGTCACTCGATATTTACGGACTCAGTGAAATCATGGGACCGGGGGTCGCGATGGAGTGTCAAAAGCAGGCAGGTCTGCATATCATGGATGACTTATTCATTACAGAAGTCGTCGATCCCGTTACGGGGGAACCGTTACCAGATGGCATGGTCGGGGAACTCGTTTTTACAAGCTTAAAAAAGAAAGCGCTTCCAATCATTCGATACCGGACGGGTGACTTAACTTCGATCACGCATGAGGCGTGCGCTTGCGGTCGGACGACGACACGGATGTCACGTGTCAAAGGGCGAACGGACGACATGCTAATCATCCGAGGCGTCAACGTCTTCCCGTCAGAAATCGAGCGGGTCTTGCTCCAACAACCGGACGTGACGCCGCATTATCAAATCCATCTCGTGCGTAAAGCCGGACTCGATGCTGTTGAGCTACATATCGAATTCGAAAATATCTCAGAGCGACAAATGCGTTCGATATGTGACGCCATCAAGTCAGAATGCCTCATTTCCATTGATCTCGTCTGCCATCCGCATCAAGGGTTACCACGATCGGAAGGGAAAGCCGTCCGGATCGTTGATCGACGCTCGACATCACTCGTCTGA
- the paaA gene encoding 1,2-phenylacetyl-CoA epoxidase subunit PaaA translates to MYDATQLFEPVQLTEDEKLVRFKERIEQGEKIEADDWMPAFYRDTLIKLISMHGISEIMGALPEKEWVPKAPSLRRKLGIMAKVQDEMGHGQLLLRVVEDLMKPYGKTRGDLMDDLFTGRLKFHNVFHMPTRSWADAGMIGWLVDGAAIITQTNMLGASYGPYARALQRICAEEVFHAQHGESIIMALAEGTPEQRAMIQESLDEWWESLLMFFGPASKETTGTSKQDVTIAYKIRTKTNEELRQNFFTKYVPRIRSLGLVIPDPTLRFDEETGQWEYAQPDWTKFKTIIQGGGPRSKERLDLRRTSYENNAWVRDALAETKA, encoded by the coding sequence ATGTATGATGCAACACAACTGTTCGAACCCGTCCAACTGACGGAAGACGAAAAATTAGTACGCTTCAAGGAACGAATCGAGCAAGGCGAAAAGATCGAAGCCGATGACTGGATGCCTGCTTTTTATCGGGACACACTGATTAAACTGATTTCGATGCACGGTATCAGTGAAATCATGGGTGCACTTCCAGAAAAAGAATGGGTCCCAAAAGCACCATCGCTTCGACGGAAACTGGGCATCATGGCGAAGGTCCAGGATGAGATGGGACATGGGCAATTGTTACTTCGTGTCGTCGAGGATTTGATGAAGCCATATGGCAAGACACGTGGGGATTTAATGGATGACTTGTTCACGGGACGATTAAAATTCCATAACGTCTTCCACATGCCGACACGGTCATGGGCCGATGCCGGTATGATCGGTTGGCTTGTCGATGGGGCGGCAATCATCACGCAGACGAATATGCTCGGCGCTTCGTACGGACCGTACGCACGTGCCTTGCAACGCATCTGTGCAGAGGAAGTCTTTCACGCGCAGCACGGGGAGTCAATCATTATGGCACTCGCAGAAGGAACACCGGAACAGCGAGCAATGATTCAAGAATCACTGGATGAGTGGTGGGAATCCTTGTTGATGTTCTTTGGACCAGCCTCGAAAGAGACGACTGGGACATCGAAACAGGACGTGACGATCGCTTATAAGATTCGGACGAAAACGAATGAAGAGCTCCGGCAAAACTTCTTTACAAAGTACGTGCCGCGGATTCGTTCGCTCGGACTCGTCATTCCAGACCCGACGTTACGTTTTGATGAAGAGACAGGACAATGGGAATACGCACAGCCGGACTGGACGAAATTTAAGACGATCATCCAAGGTGGAGGACCGCGTTCGAAAGAGCGACTGGATCTGCGCCGGACATCTTATGAGAATAATGCTTGGGTACGGGATGCACTCGCTGAAACGAAGGCATGA
- a CDS encoding 3-hydroxyacyl-CoA dehydrogenase yields MVEQIVVVGSGVMGRGIAYVAAHRGFQVTLVDIKEAYVESAYQELERIAEKGITRGKMSANEVEGLFDRLSLSTDLATAAQQADLVIEAVPEQLTIKQQVFETLEANARPDCYFATNTSTMSPTEIASFTNRADRVMAMHFFNPVHLMPLIELVRGLETSDETVAALEQVARQMQKETVVIREFPGFVTSRISALVGNEAFYMLQEGLGTPEEIDKAIKLGLNYPMGPFELGDLVGLDTRLHNLKYLHEKLGEKYRPAPLLEQYVKAGRLGRKTGRGVYDYTNREVTS; encoded by the coding sequence ATGGTAGAACAAATCGTCGTCGTCGGATCCGGTGTCATGGGACGTGGCATTGCGTACGTTGCCGCACACCGCGGATTTCAGGTGACACTCGTTGATATTAAAGAAGCGTATGTTGAAAGTGCGTATCAAGAACTCGAACGCATCGCGGAGAAAGGTATCACGCGAGGCAAAATGTCCGCGAACGAAGTCGAGGGACTGTTCGATCGGCTAAGTTTGTCGACGGATTTAGCAACAGCTGCACAACAAGCAGATCTCGTCATTGAGGCGGTACCGGAACAACTGACGATCAAACAGCAAGTCTTTGAGACGCTAGAAGCCAATGCGCGTCCGGACTGTTATTTCGCGACGAACACTTCGACGATGAGTCCGACGGAAATTGCGTCCTTTACGAACCGCGCAGACCGGGTCATGGCGATGCATTTCTTCAATCCGGTTCATTTGATGCCATTGATCGAGCTCGTTCGTGGTCTTGAGACGTCGGATGAGACGGTTGCTGCCTTAGAGCAAGTGGCGCGTCAGATGCAAAAGGAAACGGTCGTCATCCGTGAATTTCCTGGGTTTGTGACTTCGCGCATCAGTGCGCTTGTCGGAAATGAAGCCTTTTATATGTTGCAAGAAGGGCTTGGGACACCGGAAGAGATCGATAAAGCGATCAAACTCGGATTAAATTATCCGATGGGCCCCTTTGAACTCGGGGACTTGGTCGGACTCGATACAAGGCTCCACAACTTAAAGTATCTCCATGAGAAGCTCGGCGAAAAATACCGTCCGGCACCATTGCTCGAACAGTATGTCAAAGCTGGTCGACTCGGTCGTAAAACAGGTCGCGGAGTCTACGACTACACGAATCGTGAGGTGACGTCATGA
- a CDS encoding enoyl-CoA hydratase/isomerase family protein gives MPTQQYVKTETVGRIGRIRLDRTARYNALNRTMVREIVEAMETFDREDRVTVIVLTGNGKSFSAGADIEEMLEATPISMELLDPFADWDRISRIKKPIIAGVHGFVLGGGFELALACDLIYADPATQFGFPEVGLGVMPGAGGTQRLTKCIGRTRALEWLFTGDRMQADEAERLGIINRVTTDVEATVLAMAERLSNQPSMALRLIKDAANKAVDLSLQDGMEHERRNFYLLFATADQTEGMQAFLEKRPPIFNQQEQE, from the coding sequence ATGCCGACACAACAGTACGTTAAGACGGAAACGGTTGGTCGGATCGGTCGAATTCGGCTCGACCGGACGGCACGATACAATGCGCTGAACCGGACGATGGTCCGCGAAATCGTCGAGGCGATGGAGACGTTTGACCGCGAGGATCGGGTGACGGTCATCGTTTTGACGGGAAACGGAAAGTCGTTTTCGGCAGGTGCCGATATCGAGGAGATGCTCGAGGCGACACCAATCTCGATGGAACTTCTCGATCCATTCGCGGACTGGGATCGGATCAGCCGAATCAAAAAGCCGATCATTGCAGGTGTCCACGGTTTTGTTCTCGGCGGCGGTTTCGAACTCGCACTCGCTTGTGATTTAATCTATGCCGATCCCGCGACTCAGTTCGGCTTTCCAGAAGTCGGACTCGGCGTCATGCCAGGAGCAGGCGGGACGCAACGTTTGACGAAATGCATCGGTCGGACGCGGGCGCTCGAATGGCTCTTCACGGGTGATCGAATGCAGGCAGACGAAGCAGAACGACTTGGCATCATCAATCGAGTGACGACGGACGTCGAAGCGACGGTGCTTGCGATGGCAGAGCGGTTATCGAACCAGCCGAGCATGGCGTTACGACTGATCAAGGACGCAGCAAACAAAGCCGTTGATTTATCGTTACAAGATGGCATGGAGCACGAACGTCGGAACTTCTATCTGTTGTTCGCAACAGCCGATCAAACAGAAGGTATGCAAGCCTTTCTCGAAAAACGCCCACCGATTTTCAATCAACAGGAACAGGAGTGA
- a CDS encoding acetyl-CoA C-acyltransferase, translating into MKRVAIIDAVRTPIGRYNGALRQVRPDDLGARVIEALLKRNPQVDPKTIEEVIFGNANQAGEDNRNVARMSGLLAGLPVEVAGTTINRLCGSGLDAVIAAARGIALGEGDIYIAGGTESMTRAPFVLAKPDQANPRGNQTMYDTTIGWRFVNDRLADKYGTDSMPETAENVARQYGISREAQDDFAFESQQRAKRAIEEQRFTEELVAVTQTDRKGNVSIFDQDEHPRPETTREKLATLRPLFPNGTVTAGNASGVNDGASALLLMSEEKANELGLTPLGYYRASATAGVEPAIMGIGPIDATEKVLRRAGLTVEQLDQIELNEAFAAQSLACIEALGLPSEKVNVNGGAIAFGHPLGASGARILTTLLHEMRRTNRTYGLATMCVGVGQGIAVVVDREGLV; encoded by the coding sequence ATGAAACGTGTCGCCATCATCGATGCCGTTCGGACACCGATCGGCCGCTATAATGGCGCGTTGCGTCAAGTTCGTCCGGATGATTTAGGGGCACGTGTCATCGAAGCGTTGCTTAAGCGCAATCCGCAAGTCGATCCGAAAACGATCGAGGAAGTCATTTTCGGCAACGCGAATCAGGCGGGGGAAGATAACCGGAACGTCGCTCGGATGTCCGGACTACTGGCTGGTCTACCGGTCGAAGTCGCCGGTACGACGATCAATCGCTTATGTGGATCCGGACTCGATGCTGTCATCGCTGCCGCTCGCGGAATTGCGTTAGGTGAAGGGGATATCTATATCGCTGGAGGAACGGAAAGCATGACACGTGCACCGTTCGTCCTCGCGAAGCCGGATCAAGCCAACCCGCGTGGCAATCAGACGATGTATGATACGACGATTGGCTGGCGGTTCGTCAATGATCGCTTAGCAGATAAATACGGGACGGATTCGATGCCGGAGACAGCAGAGAACGTCGCCCGTCAGTACGGCATCTCACGCGAAGCGCAGGATGACTTTGCGTTTGAGAGTCAGCAACGCGCAAAACGAGCCATCGAGGAACAGCGCTTTACGGAAGAACTAGTTGCGGTCACGCAAACGGACCGAAAAGGTAACGTCAGCATCTTTGATCAAGATGAACACCCACGCCCTGAGACGACACGCGAGAAACTCGCGACGCTTCGTCCTTTATTCCCGAACGGTACAGTGACAGCGGGAAATGCATCTGGTGTCAACGATGGGGCGTCGGCGCTGTTATTGATGAGTGAAGAAAAAGCAAACGAACTCGGCTTGACACCGCTTGGATATTACCGAGCGAGTGCGACAGCAGGCGTTGAACCCGCCATCATGGGCATCGGACCGATCGACGCGACGGAAAAAGTCCTTAGACGGGCAGGGTTGACGGTCGAACAGCTCGATCAGATTGAGTTGAACGAAGCGTTTGCGGCTCAAAGTCTTGCTTGTATTGAAGCACTTGGTCTACCGAGCGAAAAAGTCAACGTCAATGGCGGAGCGATTGCCTTCGGTCATCCGCTCGGTGCAAGTGGAGCGCGGATTTTGACGACGCTATTGCATGAGATGCGCCGGACGAACCGGACGTATGGTCTTGCCACGATGTGTGTCGGAGTTGGACAAGGGATCGCAGTCGTCGTCGATCGGGAGGGACTCGTATGA
- the paaC gene encoding 1,2-phenylacetyl-CoA epoxidase subunit PaaC: MTEQERTALASLLYQLADDDFLYAYRGSEWLGLAPHIEEDVASSSIAQDSMGHAAMYYQLLEELGEGNADALAHVRLAHERKNSILVERVNGPGYYMEKPEYDWAFAVVRNYCYTVAKKIRIDALKSSSYEPLAAAAVKINMELYYHLLHWQTWFTQLYQSTETARQKMDEALERVLHDFGDMFDYGEHGQLIEEMRLIEGQGILLDRWYQTITPLLVELNVTLPEMQMTRNGRDGDHTEDLNDALATLGEVYLIDQTATW, from the coding sequence ATGACGGAACAAGAACGGACGGCACTCGCCTCCTTACTGTATCAACTCGCAGATGATGATTTCCTCTACGCTTACCGTGGTTCGGAATGGCTCGGGCTTGCACCGCATATCGAAGAGGACGTCGCTTCATCCTCAATCGCGCAAGATTCAATGGGGCATGCGGCAATGTATTACCAACTCCTTGAGGAACTTGGTGAAGGCAATGCTGATGCGTTAGCCCATGTCCGCTTGGCACACGAACGGAAGAACTCGATTCTTGTCGAACGAGTCAATGGACCCGGCTACTACATGGAAAAACCCGAATATGACTGGGCATTCGCTGTCGTCCGGAACTATTGCTACACGGTCGCGAAAAAGATTCGGATTGATGCGTTGAAATCGAGCAGTTACGAGCCACTCGCTGCTGCTGCCGTCAAGATCAATATGGAGTTGTACTATCATTTGCTGCACTGGCAAACGTGGTTCACCCAGCTCTATCAATCGACGGAGACAGCTCGCCAGAAGATGGACGAAGCGCTTGAGCGAGTGCTACATGACTTCGGTGACATGTTCGATTATGGCGAACACGGTCAACTGATCGAAGAGATGCGGTTGATTGAAGGGCAAGGGATTTTACTTGATCGTTGGTATCAGACGATCACGCCGTTACTCGTCGAATTGAACGTGACTCTCCCAGAAATGCAGATGACACGCAACGGGCGGGACGGCGATCACACGGAAGACTTGAATGACGCACTCGCGACACTTGGAGAAGTCTACCTGATTGATCAGACGGCGACGTGGTGA
- the paaB gene encoding 1,2-phenylacetyl-CoA epoxidase subunit PaaB gives MNETFYHEFEVFSKRTPNAAFTHQFSLLAPNKEMALLMAQENFMRREPVVDIWVVKREDIRGLSPDEKQMLQRLDNKDYRTTKGYGYLKKKWRHYEQQMLDEKEIMSWQGGDSK, from the coding sequence ATGAACGAGACGTTCTATCACGAATTCGAAGTCTTTAGCAAACGGACGCCGAACGCGGCGTTTACGCATCAATTCAGTTTACTTGCTCCAAATAAAGAGATGGCTTTACTGATGGCACAAGAAAACTTCATGCGCCGGGAACCAGTCGTTGATATCTGGGTCGTCAAACGTGAAGATATCCGTGGTTTGTCACCCGATGAGAAGCAGATGCTCCAACGGCTCGACAATAAAGATTACCGGACGACGAAAGGATACGGCTACTTGAAGAAAAAATGGCGTCATTACGAGCAACAGATGCTTGACGAAAAAGAAATCATGTCGTGGCAAGGAGGCGATTCCAAATGA